One Leuconostoc mesenteroides subsp. mesenteroides ATCC 8293 genomic window, TGTGATATTTTACGAATGATTTCAAACGAGTTAAACCCTTTTGCAAGCGCAACACCGAAGTGCCTAACTTTAAAATGCCCACATCCATCATCTAAATTTGGGTTTAAATCCGGAGCCGCAACAATTAGTGAGCTTACACTTGTTCCATGTCTATAGTCAATCGGATTTTTAGAAATTTGATCTGAAATTTCATCATGAAATTCAACCCACTCTGAAAATAGTACTTTTGGGTCAAATAAGGTATCCAAAACTCCTATGGTAGGTTCATCCTTAGGAGATGGTAAATGGAAAAGTCCATCGTTAGATAATGGCATACTTTTATAAGGAGCCATTTGATTTATGTCCTTTACAGCCATGGAAACCAAATAAGGAGCTTTATCAAATAGAATTTTGACGTACTGTTCATCCAATAGTACCGTTGTCTTATTCATAATTCTATCACTTGAAATATGAATTCCCAGCTTCGATAGCATATTTTTTAGATCTAAGTTGACATCATATAATGTAACTATGGATGTTCCACTTATATTGTTAACTTGCATATCAACAAACAACTTCTCAATGAAACACGAATCTTTCAAAAAATGTTTAAATTCCGTTACTTTTACGGTGTACTGTGAAAAGTTAATCGTATCAAAAGCACTTCGATCCTCGAACTCCTCTTTAGATAAGCTTTCTCCCGCAATTTCATTTTCAAATATCTTGATAACTTCATTCAATTTTTCAATTGTCTTCTTAAGCACATCCATTGATACAAAATGAGTAATAATGTGTTTATTCTTTTGTTCATTGAAACGTGCCCCTACTACAGTTTCATTGGGTACATGCTTACCATTTTTAAAAAAAGCTGAAGCTCTATTGCTTTTGGCGACTAATTTATAATACTGAACGTTAATTAATGCACCATTAATGACATGTTCATTATTCCAAAAACTTTGTATTTTTTGTAACTCTGCGTACAAATTTTTTATATGAATTAGTTTTATAATCGCTCCGGTGGGTACATTCACACCCATTGGAATACCATTGCTTTTTCGCTGTTCAAAGCGTTTTCCTGTTAGAGTTAAAATTTCATTCATGCTTACTTTCCTCACTTAATTCGCGAGAGACACTACTTTTGGATACACCTGTAATAATTTCAATTTCACGTACCGTAAATCCTAATTTGTTTAACTGCTTGATACTTGGAATACGTCCATTGTGAAAGCTCTTTACTAGTCTTTTCAAGTAATCATACTGATCATTTTCATTACTAAACGCTAGTGAGGTTCGAATGATGTTTTTTAAGTCTGCCGGATAAGGCAACTTTTTTACAGTTGTTAATATTTTTTTAAATAATTTAATATCTCTTTTGGCAGTTTTGAATTGCTTAAGGTACTGGTTCAAAAACACCTCTGCTATTTCAACTAAATCTTCAGACGTATATCTATCAAAAGGCACAATTGCATCAAAACGTCTTGAGAGAGCTTTGTCGATGTTTTCGTATAGATTGGTAGTTCCGATTAAAATAATATTTGTACTCAATCGATCTAATAGTTTTAAGAATTCAGAAGTTAATCGTCCCATCTCGCGTATATCATTACTATTAATTCTGTCTAGTACAAGGGCATCAATTTCATCAAACAAAATAACAAAATTATTTGGATTTGGAATTTGATTAATTACGTCAAATAAACTAATTAAATTTTTCGCACTTTGACCCAACTTGCTGTCCATTAAACTACTAAAATTAACCATTAACAGTTCACGATTCAAGAGCCTGGCGACTTGCTTGACACTCTCTGTTTTGCCTGTACCAGGACTGCCAACGAAAAGAAATTTATGAATACCAACATTATGATTAACTGCGTTTATTATACCTTTAACATCATCTAATATTGGGGTAGGCAGTGGTAGTGATTTCGCGTCAATAGGAACAATTTGAAAGAACTCGTTTAAATTGGATTCTTGTGGAATAAAAGTATCTGCTTGTGAAATTAACCCCATAATATAAGAGGACAGTTGCTCTTCGCCAGAATTACTAAATTCTCGTGCAATCTCTAAAGACTGATTTTTAAAAGCTGTAGAATCATTTTCAAAATGATACCTAATTAAATCTAGAACGTCTTTTTTTTTCATAACTAATACCTCTACAAAAATTATACCATATTTGGGACAAAATGTTATATTTTGGGACAAAAATATAGAATAATTCAAATTATCAGGTACCTCATAAAGATA contains:
- a CDS encoding ATP-binding protein — encoded protein: MKKKDVLDLIRYHFENDSTAFKNQSLEIAREFSNSGEEQLSSYIMGLISQADTFIPQESNLNEFFQIVPIDAKSLPLPTPILDDVKGIINAVNHNVGIHKFLFVGSPGTGKTESVKQVARLLNRELLMVNFSSLMDSKLGQSAKNLISLFDVINQIPNPNNFVILFDEIDALVLDRINSNDIREMGRLTSEFLKLLDRLSTNIILIGTTNLYENIDKALSRRFDAIVPFDRYTSEDLVEIAEVFLNQYLKQFKTAKRDIKLFKKILTTVKKLPYPADLKNIIRTSLAFSNENDQYDYLKRLVKSFHNGRIPSIKQLNKLGFTVREIEIITGVSKSSVSRELSEESKHE